In Paenibacillus phoenicis, one genomic interval encodes:
- a CDS encoding DUF3006 domain-containing protein, which translates to MSHIVEGFEGDLCILESDGKLRHVPRSQVDPKVKPGDVVEWNGTKWVPNLRETEERSRHIRALMDEVWEDEE; encoded by the coding sequence ATGAGCCACATCGTGGAAGGCTTTGAGGGCGATTTATGCATCTTGGAATCGGACGGGAAGCTCCGTCATGTCCCGCGTTCCCAGGTGGATCCCAAGGTCAAACCGGGAGATGTCGTGGAATGGAACGGCACGAAATGGGTTCCCAACCTGCGGGAAACGGAAGAGAGAAGCCGTCATATCCGCGCTTTAATGGATGAAGTGTGGGAAGACGAGGAGTAG
- a CDS encoding DUF1450 domain-containing protein — protein MGLGIVIVEVCDSNLMSALELEKLEEEYPEIAVMRQDCLSLCGLCKLRPYALVNGKRVSAKTTEECIQLVKQAIEDELAVYDI, from the coding sequence ATGGGGTTGGGCATCGTTATCGTTGAGGTGTGCGACAGCAACCTGATGAGCGCGCTTGAGCTGGAGAAGCTGGAAGAAGAATACCCCGAAATTGCCGTGATGCGGCAGGACTGTCTTAGTTTATGCGGGTTATGTAAGCTTAGACCGTATGCACTGGTGAACGGCAAACGCGTCTCCGCCAAGACGACGGAGGAGTGTATCCAGCTCGTGAAGCAAGCCATTGAGGACGAGTTAGCCGTCTATGATATATAA
- a CDS encoding DoxX family protein yields MFNNFLRTNKVAMWLLTVIRVYLGYQWIEAGYHKITGGFDAAGFLTGAIANSTGDHPAVQGWWAAFLEHFALPNVGLFNFLVPYGEFLVGLGLILGTFTTFAALMGFVMNAAFLFSGTVSTNAQMLILEVLILVAAANAGKIGLDYYVMPYLRKLFHKKGDAGTQAPTPKQPLNVKHTA; encoded by the coding sequence ATGTTTAACAATTTCCTGAGAACAAACAAAGTGGCGATGTGGCTCCTGACCGTTATCCGCGTCTACCTGGGCTACCAATGGATCGAAGCCGGCTATCATAAAATCACCGGCGGCTTCGATGCCGCAGGCTTCCTGACCGGAGCGATCGCGAACAGCACTGGCGACCATCCGGCCGTACAAGGCTGGTGGGCAGCCTTCCTGGAACACTTTGCCTTGCCGAATGTCGGACTCTTTAACTTCCTGGTGCCTTACGGCGAATTCCTGGTTGGCCTGGGGCTGATCCTCGGTACCTTCACCACCTTCGCTGCACTGATGGGCTTCGTGATGAACGCCGCGTTCCTCTTCTCGGGTACGGTAAGCACCAACGCGCAAATGTTGATCCTTGAAGTACTGATTCTCGTCGCTGCAGCTAACGCTGGTAAAATCGGCCTCGACTACTACGTGATGCCTTACCTCCGCAAGTTGTTCCACAAAAAAGGCGATGCCGGAACGCAAGCCCCGACGCCTAAGCAACCGCTGAACGTTAAACACACGGCGTAA
- a CDS encoding LacI family DNA-binding transcriptional regulator has protein sequence MGRKKKVSMQDIADRLQISKNAVSLALMNKKGVSEEMRRRVQETARELGYGPYAHQESGQANILVLVPERIMSYQDNDHFQFFHDMIWGLERSARKKGLNAVITPLDREMEAARLLPGPFTDIPYRGVILFGIVDRAYAKRIWELDTPLVLMDSYYHDLPCPAVTSDNQEGAYTAVSHLIEAGHRDIGFIGPTNLSTSHEERWFGFEKAMKEQGLIIREAACLTTSKGYDYTAAEIANFLDGLGEWPTAFFCGNDRIAYLLAGLLKTRNKRLPEDVSIAGFDDLPYVNSEGLNVTTMRVEKERMCDAAISLLLSDLGRSREKIHWQIPPTLVVRESVARRG, from the coding sequence ATGGGCCGTAAAAAGAAAGTCTCGATGCAGGATATCGCTGACCGTCTGCAAATTTCTAAAAATGCGGTGTCATTGGCGCTAATGAACAAAAAGGGCGTCAGCGAGGAGATGCGCCGCCGCGTGCAGGAAACCGCGCGTGAGCTGGGGTACGGACCTTACGCGCACCAAGAGAGCGGACAAGCGAATATTTTGGTGCTCGTTCCTGAACGGATCATGAGCTATCAGGATAATGATCATTTTCAGTTTTTTCACGATATGATTTGGGGATTGGAACGAAGCGCGCGCAAAAAAGGACTCAACGCTGTCATCACCCCGCTTGATCGGGAGATGGAAGCCGCGCGTTTGCTGCCGGGACCGTTCACCGATATTCCGTACCGGGGAGTGATTCTGTTTGGGATTGTGGACCGGGCGTATGCGAAGCGCATTTGGGAGCTGGACACGCCGCTGGTGCTGATGGATTCCTACTACCACGATCTGCCTTGTCCGGCCGTCACCTCGGACAATCAGGAGGGGGCCTATACAGCGGTCTCACACTTAATTGAAGCCGGCCACCGGGACATCGGGTTTATCGGGCCGACGAACCTGTCGACCAGTCATGAGGAGCGCTGGTTTGGGTTTGAGAAAGCGATGAAGGAGCAGGGGTTGATCATTCGGGAGGCGGCCTGCTTGACGACGTCCAAGGGCTATGATTACACCGCGGCAGAAATCGCGAATTTTCTGGATGGGTTAGGGGAGTGGCCGACGGCGTTTTTTTGCGGGAATGATCGTATTGCTTATTTGCTGGCCGGTCTCTTGAAGACGCGAAACAAGCGATTGCCGGAGGATGTCTCCATCGCCGGATTTGACGATTTGCCCTATGTCAACAGCGAGGGTTTAAATGTGACGACGATGCGGGTGGAGAAGGAGCGCATGTGTGATGCCGCAATTAGCTTGCTCCTGTCAGACCTTGGGCGTTCCCGCGAGAAGATTCACTGGCAAATCCCGCCCACGTTGGTTGTCCGGGAGTCTGTTGCTCGGAGAGGATAG
- a CDS encoding polysaccharide deacetylase family protein, whose amino-acid sequence MVKIKLGAALTIALAAALLAPATEASSPVHGKQRSYYEERGDIVWEVPTQEKYIALTFDDGPDEQQTPKILELLEKYHAKATFFVVGDRVNRFPEIVKMEQAAGHEIGNHSYHHPSFHRLALPALKEEMAMTQEAVFETTGRKPVLFRPPGGYYNDAIVELTKHNNLQMILWSWHQDTKDWTSPGVRRIVRKVLDNARNGDIILMHDYVYNSTQTIEALKVILPELQSRGYRFVTVSELLTHKVTPDHHIKVDH is encoded by the coding sequence ATGGTCAAAATCAAACTGGGAGCAGCGCTCACCATCGCCCTTGCCGCTGCGCTGCTCGCCCCTGCAACAGAGGCATCCTCCCCGGTTCATGGCAAGCAAAGAAGCTATTATGAGGAACGCGGGGACATTGTGTGGGAAGTGCCGACGCAAGAAAAATACATCGCCTTAACCTTTGATGACGGACCGGATGAGCAGCAAACTCCGAAAATTCTCGAGCTTCTAGAGAAGTATCATGCGAAGGCGACCTTCTTTGTTGTGGGCGACCGGGTGAATCGATTCCCCGAAATCGTCAAAATGGAACAAGCCGCGGGCCATGAAATCGGCAACCATTCCTATCACCATCCTTCCTTTCATCGGCTGGCGCTACCGGCCTTGAAGGAAGAAATGGCCATGACCCAGGAAGCCGTATTCGAGACCACCGGACGTAAACCGGTCCTCTTCCGCCCCCCGGGCGGATATTATAATGATGCCATTGTCGAGCTAACCAAACATAACAACCTGCAGATGATCCTCTGGTCCTGGCATCAGGATACGAAGGACTGGACGTCACCCGGCGTACGCAGAATCGTGCGCAAGGTGCTGGACAACGCCCGCAACGGTGATATTATCCTGATGCATGATTACGTGTATAACAGCACGCAGACGATCGAAGCGTTAAAGGTCATTTTGCCGGAACTGCAAAGCCGGGGTTATCGCTTCGTCACCGTATCCGAACTGCTGACGCATAAAGTTACGCCGGATCATCATATTAAGGTTGACCACTAG
- a CDS encoding Ig-like domain-containing protein, producing the protein MIANRKMTYWMLVLTLLLSVLAPTGAFAATGDIKEINIDGAGTTVELGVGKTKQLKVTAGLEGGGTKDVTSTVTWTSGDDTVAKVSAGGLVTALKSGTAIITAEYKNPTTEVGSVSSITIKVTDTYTALTLDYKLDGKYSLDTPESDLTVTAKAKVDNESIEPKDVTEEADWTSSNASVLTIEKGKITLTGTGEATITAKYAGLTASFKAKVTSPYSGLKLYKTVGTTDTEIKEKEDLELIMADKEVELKVKTVLKSNPDTTNDVTEKATWSSSDTSVATVEDGTVKIVSTGKATITATYYGEQAKVDIYVRAPYEAILLTPSGDQTMFIGETLAVEAGVRVKANETQDVSDDAEWTSSNKLVATVSDTGVVTAKVAGSTTIKASYQGVSKSFKVTVLPTVTELKVEKEQLDVYVGGSASLPKVTGAKLDGESIDLSDAITWTSSQEDIAVVEDGKIITKYLDDSVVSAEVTLTGKLTEAGTGLTPNADFPIRGTEVKVKVNVKEKVLTLLATQTSMDLVIGEENALPEITVVYENGVEQTNPAGVEWTVTGSNAVLKSTADGKKLKGLSKGSATLKGTFENKTINVSVSIEPKITKIVVEPQTIDLNIKKSKSIKVTGYYADGKKVTLSSKMGWVSSDVNVATVSSSSVKAVAEGTATLTGSYQGNVVTVKVNVVPKLVKLEVSEKKLQLAPGAAKTLVLTATYDNGKVATVTGSAKWTTSKANVAKVSAGQIQAIAKGSASIKAEYGGKKVSISVSVK; encoded by the coding sequence ATGATTGCTAACAGGAAGATGACGTATTGGATGCTCGTCTTGACGCTCCTCCTTTCGGTGCTTGCTCCAACGGGCGCATTTGCAGCAACCGGGGACATCAAGGAGATTAATATTGATGGAGCAGGTACGACCGTTGAACTCGGCGTTGGTAAAACCAAGCAGCTTAAAGTAACTGCTGGCTTGGAAGGAGGCGGCACCAAGGATGTGACCTCTACCGTAACTTGGACGTCCGGAGATGATACCGTAGCCAAGGTTAGTGCCGGCGGTTTAGTCACTGCGCTGAAGAGCGGTACTGCGATCATCACGGCGGAATATAAAAACCCAACTACCGAAGTCGGGTCGGTTTCGTCCATTACGATTAAAGTTACAGACACCTACACCGCATTAACATTGGACTACAAATTAGACGGAAAATATAGTCTGGACACTCCTGAATCCGATCTGACTGTTACCGCCAAGGCGAAGGTGGACAACGAGTCCATTGAACCTAAGGATGTCACGGAAGAGGCGGATTGGACTTCCTCCAATGCGAGTGTACTGACCATTGAGAAGGGGAAAATTACGTTAACCGGTACAGGGGAAGCGACGATTACGGCTAAATATGCCGGCCTGACGGCTTCTTTCAAAGCGAAGGTGACGTCGCCGTACTCCGGCTTGAAATTATACAAGACGGTTGGAACGACCGACACGGAGATTAAGGAAAAAGAAGACCTTGAGCTGATCATGGCCGATAAGGAAGTGGAGCTTAAGGTTAAAACGGTGCTGAAGAGCAACCCGGATACGACAAACGACGTTACGGAAAAAGCGACCTGGAGTTCTTCGGATACCAGTGTAGCTACGGTAGAAGACGGAACGGTTAAGATCGTATCGACGGGGAAAGCGACGATTACGGCAACCTATTACGGCGAGCAAGCCAAAGTCGACATTTATGTACGAGCTCCGTATGAAGCGATCCTGCTCACCCCGTCCGGCGATCAGACGATGTTTATCGGGGAAACGCTGGCGGTGGAGGCCGGGGTGAGAGTGAAAGCAAACGAAACCCAAGACGTCAGCGATGACGCCGAATGGACTTCTTCCAATAAATTAGTTGCTACTGTAAGTGACACCGGTGTTGTTACGGCCAAAGTGGCGGGATCAACTACGATTAAAGCCAGCTATCAAGGCGTGAGCAAGAGCTTCAAAGTCACGGTACTTCCTACGGTGACCGAGCTCAAAGTCGAGAAAGAGCAACTGGATGTCTATGTTGGAGGATCGGCGAGCTTGCCGAAGGTGACCGGTGCGAAGCTGGACGGAGAATCCATCGATCTCAGCGATGCCATCACTTGGACTTCGAGCCAAGAGGATATCGCTGTAGTAGAGGATGGAAAGATCATAACGAAGTATCTGGATGACTCGGTAGTTTCTGCTGAAGTTACGTTGACCGGGAAACTCACGGAAGCCGGAACAGGACTGACTCCGAACGCGGACTTCCCAATTCGCGGAACCGAAGTGAAGGTTAAAGTTAATGTAAAGGAAAAGGTTCTGACTCTGCTTGCCACGCAAACTTCAATGGACCTCGTCATCGGCGAGGAAAATGCGCTGCCGGAAATCACGGTGGTCTATGAGAACGGCGTGGAGCAAACGAACCCGGCCGGCGTGGAATGGACCGTTACCGGCTCCAATGCAGTGCTGAAGTCGACAGCGGACGGGAAGAAGCTGAAAGGTCTCAGCAAAGGCTCGGCCACGCTGAAAGGAACTTTCGAGAATAAGACCATCAATGTATCGGTCTCCATTGAACCGAAAATCACCAAGATTGTTGTAGAGCCGCAAACGATCGATCTTAACATCAAGAAATCGAAATCGATCAAGGTGACGGGGTATTATGCAGACGGCAAGAAAGTCACCCTGTCCTCCAAAATGGGCTGGGTCTCCTCCGATGTGAACGTCGCTACGGTGTCGTCCTCTTCGGTGAAGGCTGTCGCTGAGGGGACCGCGACGTTAACCGGTTCTTACCAAGGCAATGTCGTTACTGTAAAAGTGAACGTGGTTCCGAAGCTGGTGAAGCTGGAGGTTAGCGAGAAGAAGCTGCAGCTGGCTCCTGGTGCGGCCAAAACCCTCGTTCTTACGGCAACCTACGATAACGGCAAAGTCGCCACGGTAACGGGCAGCGCGAAATGGACCACCTCCAAGGCGAACGTTGCTAAAGTGTCGGCTGGTCAGATTCAGGCGATCGCCAAGGGCTCCGCTTCCATCAAAGCCGAGTATGGCGGCAAGAAGGTATCTATCAGCGTTTCGGTGAAATAA
- a CDS encoding ComEC/Rec2 family competence protein translates to MIRQKTCWAVVGVFLVWLSILLTGCSPANWEEVAGRLAENTSVASEVEGDGQLRVIFLDVGQGASQLLISPSGHTMLIDAGNNDREQAMLDYLRSYGVDRLDVVIGTHPDADHIGGLDRVIDRLDIGEIYMPRIQSNTKTYESLLNSIRGKGLKVKTAKAGLELGWDEQVKVSMIAPVTVTDDNNNMSAVVKVTYGRTSFLLTGDAESESERAMLESGVNLRADVLLVGHHGSKSSTTAKFLNAVKPKYAVIQVGENSYGHPTKTILDRLSKQQVEVYRNDLQGTVEFASDGEGYRITNGKVGWR, encoded by the coding sequence ATGATTAGGCAGAAGACATGTTGGGCAGTTGTTGGCGTATTTTTGGTGTGGTTAAGCATACTTCTTACAGGCTGCAGCCCGGCGAACTGGGAAGAAGTCGCGGGACGGCTGGCGGAGAACACCTCCGTTGCTTCCGAAGTGGAAGGAGACGGTCAGCTTCGCGTGATTTTTCTGGATGTGGGACAAGGGGCCTCACAGCTGCTGATCAGCCCTTCCGGGCATACGATGCTGATTGATGCCGGTAACAATGACCGGGAGCAGGCAATGCTGGACTACCTTCGGTCTTATGGAGTGGACCGCTTGGATGTTGTGATTGGGACGCATCCGGATGCGGATCACATCGGCGGGCTGGACCGGGTGATCGATCGTTTGGACATCGGCGAAATCTATATGCCGAGGATCCAGTCCAATACGAAGACGTATGAGTCCCTGCTGAACTCCATTCGGGGCAAAGGGTTGAAGGTGAAGACCGCCAAAGCAGGTCTGGAGCTGGGCTGGGACGAGCAGGTGAAGGTGAGTATGATCGCCCCGGTGACCGTAACCGACGACAATAACAACATGAGCGCCGTTGTGAAGGTGACGTATGGCCGCACTTCTTTTCTGTTAACCGGGGATGCCGAATCGGAAAGCGAGCGGGCAATGCTAGAATCCGGAGTGAATTTGCGCGCCGACGTTCTGCTGGTAGGGCACCATGGCTCGAAATCTTCAACAACGGCCAAGTTTTTGAACGCAGTGAAGCCAAAATACGCGGTGATCCAGGTGGGAGAAAATTCTTACGGACATCCTACAAAGACGATCCTGGATCGGCTGTCCAAGCAGCAGGTAGAGGTCTATCGCAACGATCTTCAAGGTACGGTGGAATTCGCCAGCGACGGCGAGGGCTACCGAATCACGAACGGAAAGGTAGGATGGAGATGA
- a CDS encoding aspartyl-phosphate phosphatase Spo0E family protein, giving the protein MELILKIEELRMELNHLARSKRLADREMIMVSQQLDKLLNEYHRLMIQKQVK; this is encoded by the coding sequence ATGGAACTCATCCTGAAAATTGAAGAGCTCCGGATGGAATTAAACCATCTCGCCCGAAGTAAACGTCTTGCCGATCGAGAAATGATCATGGTCAGTCAGCAACTAGACAAATTGCTGAATGAGTACCATCGATTGATGATCCAGAAGCAAGTCAAATGA
- a CDS encoding helix-turn-helix transcriptional regulator, protein MNAKRDLSTRERILHLMKTAGPLSAKELTTELQITEMAVRRHLGTMERDGLIESKMIRQTAGRPTAVYGLTELAEGLFPKRYHSLTLDLLDELAEESGEDMVDRLFDRRKEKLSRKYMSEMQGKSLTEKVRTLSEIQNDNGYMTELQETDHGEYVLMEHNCPISQIANRYNHACDCELKLFESLLDADVERTECLAQQGRKCVYVIRQRER, encoded by the coding sequence ATGAATGCCAAAAGAGACCTTTCCACCCGCGAGCGGATTCTTCATTTAATGAAAACCGCCGGACCTCTGAGTGCCAAAGAGCTTACGACAGAACTGCAGATCACGGAAATGGCGGTGCGCCGCCATCTCGGCACGATGGAACGCGACGGGCTGATCGAATCGAAAATGATTCGGCAGACGGCAGGACGGCCCACTGCTGTGTATGGGTTAACCGAGCTGGCTGAGGGGCTTTTTCCCAAGAGATATCATTCGCTTACGCTGGATCTGCTGGACGAACTGGCTGAGGAGAGCGGCGAAGACATGGTAGACCGCCTGTTCGATCGCCGTAAGGAGAAGCTGAGCCGTAAATATATGTCCGAGATGCAAGGGAAATCGCTGACTGAAAAAGTACGCACGCTCTCGGAGATTCAAAACGACAATGGATATATGACCGAGCTTCAAGAAACCGATCACGGCGAGTATGTCCTGATGGAGCATAACTGCCCGATCTCGCAAATCGCGAACCGCTACAATCATGCCTGCGACTGCGAGCTGAAATTGTTTGAGTCGCTGCTGGATGCCGATGTCGAACGCACGGAATGCTTGGCCCAACAAGGGAGAAAATGTGTGTATGTGATCCGCCAGCGCGAACGCTGA
- a CDS encoding superoxide dismutase, whose amino-acid sequence MAHQLPALPYPNNALEPHIDETTMMIHHDRHHNTYVTNLNAALESAPELQSKSVEELISDLDSVPESIRTAVRNNGGGHANHSLFWETIGPNGGGQPSGKLAEAINNELGGFDKFKEEFTKAATTRFGSGWAFLAVDANGKLSVYSLPNQDSPLMEGKTPILGLDVWEHAYYLKYQNKRPDYIAAFFNVINWPAVEKRYEAALNK is encoded by the coding sequence ATGGCACATCAATTACCTGCATTGCCTTACCCGAACAACGCGCTTGAACCTCATATCGATGAAACAACGATGATGATTCACCATGATCGTCACCATAATACGTATGTAACGAACCTGAACGCAGCTCTGGAATCCGCTCCAGAATTGCAATCCAAATCCGTTGAAGAATTGATCAGCGATCTGGACAGCGTTCCTGAAAGCATCCGCACTGCTGTTCGCAACAACGGCGGCGGCCATGCGAACCACTCCCTGTTCTGGGAAACGATCGGCCCGAACGGCGGCGGCCAACCTTCCGGCAAGCTGGCTGAAGCGATCAACAACGAGCTGGGCGGCTTTGACAAATTCAAAGAAGAATTCACGAAAGCAGCTACCACTCGCTTCGGCAGCGGTTGGGCGTTCCTGGCTGTAGATGCTAACGGCAAATTGTCCGTTTACAGCTTGCCGAACCAAGACTCCCCGCTGATGGAAGGCAAAACGCCAATCCTTGGCCTGGACGTATGGGAGCATGCTTACTACCTGAAATATCAAAACAAACGTCCTGACTACATCGCCGCTTTCTTTAACGTCATCAACTGGCCTGCAGTTGAGAAACGTTACGAAGCAGCACTGAACAAATAA
- the manA gene encoding mannose-6-phosphate isomerase, class I has translation MNEPIFLQPIFQERIWGGTKLRDLFGYDIPNDHTGECWAVSAHPNGQSVVKNGPYQGMKLGELWTSHPELFRSSSKVFPLLTKILDASDDLSVQVHPDDEYAGKHENGELGKTECWYIVDAEPGAVIIYGHEAKTKEELVSMIENGEWDRFLTKVPVKPGDFFYVPSGTLHALGKGIVVLETQQSSDTTYRVYDYDRRDKDGNTRELHLEKAIDVTTVPQAYEPISYETTVRGGLTVTSFVSNSFFTVEKWNVSGEETEVAANEKYTIFSVLSGSGKLTAGGQSYDLVKGEHFILPAGFGPYRLSGELEMIMSHE, from the coding sequence ATGAATGAACCGATTTTTTTGCAGCCGATTTTCCAAGAACGCATTTGGGGCGGCACCAAGCTAAGAGATTTGTTTGGCTATGACATCCCGAATGACCATACCGGCGAATGCTGGGCCGTATCCGCTCACCCGAACGGACAGAGCGTAGTGAAGAACGGACCGTACCAAGGCATGAAGCTGGGGGAATTGTGGACCTCCCATCCGGAGCTGTTCCGTTCCTCGTCCAAGGTGTTCCCGCTGCTGACGAAAATTCTCGACGCCTCCGACGACCTGTCGGTACAGGTGCATCCAGATGACGAGTACGCCGGCAAACACGAGAACGGGGAGCTGGGCAAAACCGAATGCTGGTACATCGTAGATGCCGAACCCGGTGCTGTAATCATTTACGGACATGAAGCCAAAACAAAAGAAGAGCTCGTCTCGATGATCGAAAACGGCGAGTGGGATCGCTTCCTGACGAAAGTGCCGGTTAAACCGGGTGACTTCTTCTATGTTCCAAGCGGAACGCTGCACGCGCTGGGTAAAGGGATCGTCGTGCTCGAAACGCAACAGAGCTCGGATACCACCTACCGGGTATACGACTATGATCGCCGCGACAAAGACGGTAACACCCGTGAGCTCCATCTGGAGAAAGCGATCGACGTGACTACCGTTCCGCAAGCGTATGAACCCATTTCTTATGAAACCACGGTACGCGGCGGCCTGACGGTCACTTCCTTCGTCTCCAATTCCTTCTTTACCGTGGAAAAATGGAACGTCTCCGGCGAAGAAACCGAGGTTGCGGCAAACGAGAAATATACGATCTTCAGCGTGCTTTCCGGCAGCGGGAAGCTGACGGCAGGCGGACAAAGCTACGATCTGGTCAAAGGCGAGCACTTCATCTTGCCAGCGGGCTTTGGCCCTTACCGCTTAAGCGGGGAGCTCGAAATGATCATGTCCCACGAATAA
- a CDS encoding ROK family protein has protein sequence MSYAIGIDIGGTKTAIGLIGTDGEVRTKVSLPTDQTVGPEVMVDRMAAAIQDILTAQGIAESELLGIGVGAPGPLNTKEGKIAEPPNLRGWWNFPIVDSLKRYFSLPIRLENDATAAALAEKWLGAAKDAEHFVFITISTGIGAGIYSHGKLITGASGNAGDVGHIVVDPSVGTCVCGQKGCWEFVASGTAVARQASELLGREVSSKEAFDLAAAGQPVIQELVAKVFENIGVGCVTLINTFDPEKLVIGGGVSQVGDPLFNAVRDYVSKYALNPSGRQTPIVPAALHQDAGLIGAAALIHIPY, from the coding sequence TTGAGTTATGCAATTGGTATCGACATCGGGGGCACGAAGACGGCCATCGGGTTGATTGGCACGGACGGTGAAGTGCGGACGAAGGTATCGCTGCCAACCGATCAGACGGTGGGGCCAGAGGTGATGGTCGACCGGATGGCCGCTGCAATCCAAGATATCCTCACCGCCCAAGGCATCGCAGAGTCCGAGCTTTTAGGCATCGGCGTTGGAGCTCCCGGCCCATTAAACACGAAGGAAGGGAAAATCGCCGAACCGCCGAATTTGCGGGGCTGGTGGAACTTCCCGATCGTCGACTCACTGAAGCGCTACTTCAGTCTGCCGATTCGGCTGGAGAACGACGCTACCGCTGCGGCCCTTGCGGAAAAATGGCTTGGCGCTGCCAAGGATGCCGAGCACTTCGTATTCATCACGATCAGCACGGGCATCGGCGCCGGGATCTACTCCCACGGCAAGCTCATCACTGGAGCAAGCGGGAATGCCGGCGATGTCGGCCATATCGTCGTGGATCCATCCGTTGGTACCTGCGTGTGCGGGCAGAAGGGCTGCTGGGAATTTGTCGCCTCCGGCACCGCGGTCGCAAGACAAGCCTCTGAGCTGCTTGGCCGTGAGGTTTCTTCTAAAGAAGCTTTTGATTTGGCGGCGGCTGGGCAACCTGTGATTCAGGAGCTTGTAGCCAAAGTCTTCGAAAATATCGGCGTTGGCTGTGTCACCTTAATTAATACGTTTGATCCGGAGAAGCTGGTCATCGGCGGCGGCGTCTCCCAGGTTGGCGATCCGTTGTTTAACGCGGTGCGCGACTACGTGTCCAAGTATGCGCTGAACCCTTCGGGACGGCAAACCCCTATCGTTCCCGCCGCGCTTCATCAGGACGCCGGCTTGATCGGCGCCGCTGCCTTAATCCATATTCCATACTGA
- a CDS encoding DinB family protein translates to MLIRPQTGEYAPHFEPYIQMAPEGELAQFLEEQPKRLREKWAGIREEQANYRYAEGKWSVKEVIGHLADTERVMQYRMLRIARGDTTPLPGFDEELFARHAGFDRQSIEEIVKGFEIVRESTLALVRQLDDEAWAHMGNVADYPATARAIAYNIAGHAEHHMRILNDRYVHA, encoded by the coding sequence ATGTTGATTCGACCGCAGACAGGGGAATACGCACCGCATTTTGAACCTTACATTCAGATGGCGCCTGAGGGGGAGTTGGCTCAGTTTCTGGAGGAGCAGCCGAAGCGGCTCCGAGAGAAGTGGGCAGGTATTCGTGAAGAGCAAGCAAACTACCGGTATGCCGAAGGAAAATGGAGCGTTAAGGAAGTCATCGGCCATCTCGCGGATACGGAACGGGTAATGCAATACCGTATGCTGCGGATCGCACGCGGCGATACGACGCCGCTTCCAGGCTTCGACGAGGAATTGTTCGCCCGTCATGCCGGGTTTGACCGTCAGTCGATTGAGGAGATCGTAAAGGGCTTCGAGATCGTAAGGGAATCCACGTTGGCGCTGGTTCGTCAGCTGGATGACGAAGCATGGGCCCACATGGGGAACGTAGCCGATTATCCGGCCACTGCCCGTGCCATCGCCTATAACATCGCCGGGCATGCGGAGCACCATATGCGGATTTTAAACGATCGGTATGTTCATGCTTAA
- a CDS encoding phosphatase PAP2 family protein, with translation MKKWLLPVLLAALFVVLGGLLHTEGLRSIDRSIGDFFYGLRNDSITPAVKAISELGTTTGFVVVLGIALIWTLLVLRNGRYALWLTISLAGGWLLNKVLKALYTRERPDMWDSLVVPDGYSFPSGNAMISAAFFGVIALLLLRSGRVGNRIWAVVVLLIILLIGVSRLYLGVHYASDIVGGFLAGAVIAELCAWGAVGRNRI, from the coding sequence ATGAAAAAATGGCTTTTGCCAGTCCTGCTTGCTGCCTTGTTTGTGGTGCTGGGCGGGCTGCTACATACGGAGGGATTGCGTTCGATTGACCGCAGTATCGGGGACTTTTTCTATGGGCTGCGCAATGACAGCATCACTCCGGCGGTCAAAGCGATCTCCGAGTTGGGAACAACCACCGGTTTTGTTGTGGTGCTGGGGATTGCCCTCATTTGGACATTGCTGGTTCTGCGGAACGGACGTTATGCCCTTTGGCTGACGATCAGCCTGGCAGGCGGGTGGCTGCTTAACAAAGTGTTGAAAGCTCTATACACTCGTGAACGTCCTGACATGTGGGACAGCCTCGTTGTACCGGACGGGTACAGCTTTCCCAGCGGAAATGCGATGATCTCCGCCGCTTTCTTCGGGGTGATCGCGTTGCTGCTGCTTCGTTCCGGTAGGGTGGGGAATCGCATTTGGGCGGTGGTGGTGCTGCTGATCATTTTGCTGATTGGGGTCAGCCGCTTGTACTTGGGCGTGCATTATGCCAGTGACATTGTTGGCGGCTTTCTCGCGGGTGCGGTGATCGCCGAGCTGTGTGCTTGGGGCGCCGTGGGCCGAAACAGAATATAA